A stretch of Cicer arietinum cultivar CDC Frontier isolate Library 1 chromosome 5, Cicar.CDCFrontier_v2.0, whole genome shotgun sequence DNA encodes these proteins:
- the LOC101507931 gene encoding uncharacterized protein, translating to MQTKKKASRRNASRECNPPRVSRTQRNASENGQVVEKKVADLITSSARKIKSSCALEDKAREPTPLTLLNDEFNFVENGVSNIYPGNEAVDGASVDFMGCNKQAVPLETGTIFSPAFHLSKGAGGKVVDRADFVNFFRHDDQKRSSLDQEVIQLPQEDAGDGHVSQDSDSAMEVDINNSSNMISLSTKTVNDCNSDFDGNSFSEEVSTIYHAMNNSKLECVDEHGQDSISTDMCPEDDEIEDFDDFDPYLFIKTLPDLSKVVPTFRQMLLPKQTRSCPPTTLVLDLDETLVHSTLEPCEDVDFTFTVDFNQKEHSVYVRCRPHLKDFLERVSGLFEIIIFTASQSIYAEQLLNVLDPKRKIFRHRVFRESCVYVEGNYLKDLTVLGRDLAHVIIIDNSPQAFGFQVDNGIPIESWFDDRSDQELLLILPFLESLVAVDDVRPLIAKRFNLREKIAAAAHPLNTNRRDFLSE from the exons ATGCAAACAAAGAAAAAGGCCTCCAGGCGAAATGCTAGCCGAGAGTGCAATCCTCCCAGGGTTTCAAGAACACAGAGGAACGCCTCTGAAAATGGCCAAGTGGTTGAAAAGAAAGTGGCCGATTTAATTACATCTTCTGCTAGAAAGATTAAATCTT CTTGTGCTCTTGAGGATAAAGCTAGAGAGCCAACACCCCTAACTCTTCTGAATGATGAATTCAACTTTGTGGAGAATGGGGTTTCCAATATTTATCCGGGAAATGAAGCAGTTGATGGTGCTTCAGTAGATTTTATG GGTTGTAACAAGCAAGCTGTACCTCTGGAGACTGGAACTATATTTTCTCCTGCGTTTCACTTATCCAAAGGTGCTGGTGGAAAAGTTGTTGACAGAG ctgattttgtaaatttttttcgGCATGACGATCAAAAAAGAAGTTCTCTAGACCAAGAAGTAATACAGTTACCACAGGAGGATGCAGGAGATGGCCATGTTAGCCAAGATTCTGACTCTGCCATGGAAGTAGACATAAACAATTCATCAAATATGATTTCTTTAAGCACAAAAACTGTGAATGATTGCAATTCTGATTTTGATGGAAATAGTTTTTCCGAGGAAGTTTCTACCATATATCATGCCATGAATAACTCAAAGCTGGAATGCGTTGATGAGCATGGTCAGGATTCTATATCTACTGATATGTGCCCAGAGGACgatgaaattgaggattttgatgattttgacCCTTACTTATTCATAAAGACCTTACCAGACTTGTCAAAAGTTGTTCCTACTTTTAGACAGATGTTGCTACCGAAGCAGACTCGGAGTTGTCCTCCAACTACTCTTGTCCTGGACTTGGACG AAACTTTGGTGCATTCTACCCTAGAGCCTTGTGAGGATGTAGACTTTACTTTCACCGTGGATTTTAATCAAAAGGAGCATAGTGTCTATGTACGCTGCCGTCCCCACCTAAAAGATTTCCTCGAGAGAGTTTCTGGTCTTTTTGAGATTATTATATTTACAGCCAGTCAAAGTATTTATGCTGAACAACTACTAAATGTGCTTGATCCAAAGCGGAAAATATTTCGCCATCGTGTTTTCCGTGAATCCTGTGTTTATGTGGAGGGAAATTACCTCAAAGATTTAACTGTGCTCGGCCGTGATTTAGCACATGTTATAATAATTGACAACTCCCCACAG GCATTTGGGTTCCAAGTAGACAATGGAATACCAATTGAGAGTTGGTTTGATGATCGTTCAGATCAAGAATTGCTGTTAATACTTCCTTTCTTGGAGAGTTTGGTAGCAGTTGATGATGTCCGGCCACTAATTGCAAAAAGGTTCAACCTCCGGGAGAAAATTGCTGCAGCTGCACATCCTCTCAATACAAATAGAAGGGATTTTTTGTCAGAATAA
- the LOC101508566 gene encoding REF/SRPP-like protein At1g67360, whose protein sequence is MATNEIEVKEENQNKELKRLGFVKIAAIQTYVFVSYLYESAKKNSGPLRSAVETVEGTVTTVIGPVYDKFKGVPDDVLVFVDNKVDEATHKFNEHAPPFAKQLADQSKSLIQKVTNEAGKVVSKGRSGGPRAAVDYVAIESKNLLLINSVKIWHVLNQFPPFHAVAEMATPTAAHWSEKYNHVIKAMAEKGYSFVGYLPFIPIDDISKAFKQGEAKLKGNGVVSGGKKTE, encoded by the exons ATGGCCACCAACGAG ATAGAGGTTAAGGAAGAGAACCAGAACAAAGAACTAAAGCGCCTAGGGTTTGTGAAGATCGCTGCTATTCAAACttatgtgtttgtttcatatctGTATGAATCCGCTAAGAAAAACTCAGGACCTTTGAGATCTGCTGTTGAAACGGTGGAGGGAACAGTTACCACCGTTATTGGTCCTGTATACGACAAATTTAAGGGTGTCCCCGATGATGTCCTTGTTTTTGTGGACAACAAG GTGGATGAAGCTACGCACAAGTTCAATGAGCATGCTCCTCCTTTTGCTAAGCAGCTTGCAGATCAATCCAAAAGTTTGATTCAGAAAGTGACAAATGAAGCGGGGAAAGTTGTGAGTAAGGGTCGATCTGGAGGACCACGAGCAGCTGTAGATTATGTTGCTATAGAGTCCAAAAATTTGCTACTAATCAATTCAGTGAAGATCTGGCATGTGCTCAACCAATTTCCACCATTCCATGCAGTGGCAGAGATGGCAACTCCCACTGCTGCTCACTGGTCTGAGAAATACAACCATGTAATCAAGGCTATGGCTGAAAAGGGCTATAGTTTTGTTGGGTATCTACCTTTCATTCCTATTGATGATATATCTAAGGCATTTAAGCAGGGGGAAGCTAAGTTGAAAGGAAATGGAGTGGTCTCTGGGGGAAAGAAAACAGAATAA
- the LOC101504279 gene encoding F-box protein At1g67340-like, whose protein sequence is MRTRTGLCYPQNMSSNSFLSRKKQKTMPEKPPGVSDLFESLPDDLVLSILGKLSSTANSPSDFITVLITCKRLKSLGLSSIVLSKASNKTLSVKAKNWCDSAHRFLKRCVDAGNTEACYTLGMVRTKNKIVILVFLPAYKRKIGHIDGLRELGHCLQDGYGVKQNVIEGRRFLVQANARELAAVLSNGNSKQPLLTWSINPNQPPQPQVRAIAGSGCPLLSDFGCNVPAPEAHPASKFMTEWFAIRGGFPGSGMRLCSHSGCGRPETRKHEFRRCSVCGAVNYCSRACQALDWKFRHKVECAPVERWLDEEVNGAGEVNGAVNVEEVVVVNR, encoded by the exons ATGCGAACTAGGACAGGTTTGTGTTATCCTCAAAACATGTCTTCTAACTCTTTTCTTAGCCGGAAAAAGCAGAAAACAATGCCGGAAAAACCACCCGGAGTTTCTGACTTGTTTGAATCTCTTCCCGATGACCTTGTCCTCTCTATCCTCGGAAAGCTTAGCTCCACCGCAAATTCTCCCTCTGATTTCATCACTGTTTTAATCAC GTGCAAAAGACTCAAATCTTTAGGTCTTAGCTCTATTGTTTTGTCGAAAGCATCCAACAAAACATTATCAGTTAAAGCTAAAAATTGGTGTGACTCTGCTCATCGATTTCTCAAACGATGTGTTGATGCTGGAAACACTGAAGCGTGTTACACTCTCGGAATGgtaagaactaaaaataaaattgttattttagtttttttaccTGCATACAAACGAAAGA TCGGCCACATCGACGGTTTACGTGAGCTAGGTCATTGTTTACAAGACGGTTACGGCGTTAAACAGAACGTTATTGAAGGACGGCGGTTTTTAGTTCAAGCTAACGCCCGTGAACTAGCTGCCGTTTTGTCTAACGGGAACAGTAAACAGCCGTTGCTTACGTGGAGCATTAACCCGAACCAGCCACCTCAACCTCAGGTTCGGGCTATTGCTGGTTCGGGTTGTCCGTTGCTAAGTGATTTTGGATGTAACGTTCCGGCTCCAGAGGCTCACCCGGCTAGTAAGTTTATGACTGAGTGGTTTGCTATTCGAGGCGGGTTTCCGGGTTCGGGTATGAGGTTATGTTCGCATTCGGGTTGCGGGCGACCCGAGACAAGGAAGCACGAGTTTCGAAGGTGTTCGGTTTGTGGTGCGGTTAATTATTGTTCACGCGCTTGTCAAGCGCTTGATTGGAAGTTTCGACATAAGGTGGAGTGTGCGCCCGTAGAGAGGTGGTTAGATGAGGAGGTTAACGGCGCCGGTGAGGTTAACGGCGCCGTTAACGTTGAAGAGGTTGTTGTGGTTAATAGATAG
- the LOC101508245 gene encoding meiosis-specific protein ASY1 — translation MVVAQKLKEAEITEQDSLLLTRNLLRIAIFNISYIRGLFPEKYFNDKTVPALEMKIKKLLPVDAESRRLIDWMEKGVYDALQKKYLKTLLFCVCESLDGPMIEEYAFSFNYSDSDKQEVSMNINRTGSKKQGGAFKCNSTTDITPQQMRSSACKMIRTLVQLMRTLEKMPEERTILMKLLYYDDVTPTDYEPPFFRGCTEEEANHPWMKSPLKMEVGNVNSKHFVLALKVKSVLDPCEDDNEGIQDDMSTGDDSMQNNEYYDTDSEVDHSQGDQYIVAPIEKQQAQEDNGEIDEDTQDPVEDEQQLVRIKEWINCCHLDTIDLTDVLSNFPDISVVLTEEIMDNLVKEGVLSKIGNDTYAINKDKKSEYEFTIVKEETDGQIPQVFDKTLQVEDLIYMKLWYKYLPMAYVSVTKLQSSLQGEVSQTAARKIIDKMARDGFVEPKGNKRLGKRVIHSELTEKKFIEVQKVLSAAEAMDVVPCEPNSKSKQTGHPINGSNRDVSTCGALHSIGSDLTRMKVTSDTNNTETWSGPKMLKAKEPGSTPTSRPVASRESFAYGKENSTANGNGIANEGDITDTIICSRSSQDKRPRKTSAVKEPILQSMKRQKSQAP, via the exons ATG GTTGTTGCACAGAAACTGAAAGAAGCTGAAATCACTGAGCAGGATTCTCTTCTTCTG ACGAGGAACCTGCTCCGAATTGCCATATTCAACATCAGTTATATCAGAGGACTATTTCCTGAGAAGTACTTCAACGACAAAACTGTTCCTGCATTAG AGATGAAGATCAAAAAGCTTTTGCCGGTGGATGCTGAGTCTCGCAGACTCATTGATTGGATGGAGAAAG GTGTTTACGATGCCTTACAGAAGAAATACCTGAAGACGCTTCTATTCTGTGTGTGCGAATCATTGGATGGACCAATGATTGAGGAATATGCAT TTTCGTTTAACTATTCGGATTCTGACAAGCAAGAGGTTTCCATGAATATCAACCGCACTGGAAGCAAAAAGCAAGGGGGGGCCTTCAAGTGTAACTCGACTACAGATATTACTCCCCAGCAGATGAG GAGTTCTGCTTGTAAAATGATAAGAACTCTAGTTCAGTTGATGAGAACTCTGGAGAAAATGCCTGAAGAG CGTACCATTCTGATGAAGCTTCTCTACTATGACGATGTGACG CCAACAGATTATGAGCCTCCTTTCTTCAGGGGCTGCACAGAAGAAGAAGCGAATCATCCTTGGATGAAAAGTCCATTGAAAATGGAGGTCGGGAATGTAAACAGCAAGCATTTTGTATTAGCTTTGAAG GTGAAGAGTGTGCTTGACCCTTGTGAGGATGACAATGAGGGAATCCAAGATGATATGAGCACTGGTGATGATTCCATGCAAAATAATGAGTATTATGATACTGACAGTGAG GTTGATCACTCTCAAGGGGATCAATATATAGTTGCACCCATAG AGAAACAGCAAGCACAGGAAGATAATGGTGAGATTGATGAAG ATACCCAGGACCCGGTTGAAGATGAGCAACAACTAGTCCGGATCAAGGAGTGGATCAACTGTTGTCACCTTGATACCATTGATCTTACTGACGTTCTATCAAATTTTCCAGACATCTCAGTG GTTCTGACAGAAG AGATCATGGACAACCTTGTCAAGGAAGGTGTGCTATCAAAAATAGGGAATGACACCTATGCTATTAATAAGGACAAG AAATCTGAATATGAGTTCACCATTGTGAAAGAAGAAACCGATGGTCAAATTCCTCAAGTCTTTGATAAAACTTTGCAGGTTGAAGATCTCATATACATGA AACTTTGGTATAAATATCTTCCGATGGCGTATGTGTCAGTCACAAAGCTTCAAAGCTCACTCCAGGGAGAAGTAAGCCAAACAGCAGCAAGAAAGATAATTGACAAAATGGCCCGGGATGGGTTTGTTGAACCTAAAGGCAACAAAAGACTag GAAAACGTGTGATCCATTCTGAGTTGACAGAGAAAAAATTCATTGAGGTCCAAAAAGTTCTGAGTGCTGCTGAAGCTATG GATGTTGTTCCCTGTGAACCAAATAGCAAGTCCAAACAAACTGGTCACCCTATAAATG GAAGCAACCGCGACGTCTCAACATGCGGTGCTCTCCACTCCATTGGATCAGATTTAACACGAATGAAAGTGACATCTGATACAAATAATACTGAAACCTGGAGTGGACCGAAAATGCTAAAGGCAAAAGAGCCAGGGAGCACTCCAACAAGCAGG CCAGTTGCTTCAAGAGAGAGTTTTGCGTACGGCAAAGAGAACAGCACAGCAAATGGAAATGGAATTGCAAATGAAGGCGACATCACCGATACAATTATCTGCAGTAGGTCCTCTCAAGACAAACGCCCTAGGAAAACAAGCGCG GTCAAGGAACCTATCCTTCAAAGTATGAAGCGTCAGAAATCTCAGGCTCCGTGA